The genomic stretch GCTGCCGGCCTTCCTCTGGCGCCTGGTGAAGGGCTGGAAGGGCGTGCGCTTCGAGGTGCCCTGGCTGGACCGCAATCCCTTCGACGTGGTGCGTGAGAATCTCCGCCTGTCCATCCAGCCCTTCGATGCGCCGGAGGATGCCGAAACCGTCCAGCGCGTGATGGAACATCTGGGGAGCGACGAGATGCTGCTGTGGTCGAGCGACTGGCCGCATTGGCAATTCGATGGACCGCCGCGCCTGCCGCCTGGCCTGGACGCTGGCCTCGTCCGGAAAATCTGCGTGGAGAACGCGCTTTTCACCTATACTCGGCTGTCCCTGGAGACCGTCTGATGAACGTCATCCGCCCCCAAGCCGCTCCCGGCAGGCCACTGGCCGCGACCCAGGGCATGATTGACGTGGATATCCATCCGCGCCCGCGCTCCATCCGCGACTATGAACCCTGGCTTTCGGCCGAGATGCGGGAGCGGCTCAATACCTTCGGCATCCGCCCGCGCCATGGCTTCGTGAAGGGCACGCCCTATTTCAAGTCGCAGCCGCTGGCCTGCCGCCGCGATGCCTGGCCCGAGAACGGCACGCCCGCCAGCGACCTCGCTTTCCTGCAAAGCCAGATGCTGGATTTCCACGGCATTGACGTGGGCGTGCTGAACCCGCTGCAACCCACCGCGCAGGGCGACCAGAACAACCCTTTCTCCGTCGCCATGGCGCATGCGGTGAATGAATGGCAGCTGGCTTCCTGGGTGGATCGCGATGCGCGGCTGCGCGCCAGCATCGTCGTCCCCTATGAGGACCCGGAGGCGAGTGCGCGCGAAATCCGGGCGCGCGCCGGTGATCCGCGCTTCTGCCAGGTGCTGCTGATGAGCCGCACCTCCCACCCGCTCGGCAATCCGAAATACTGGCCCGTCTTCGAGGCCGCGCAGGAGGTGGGGCTGCCCGTCGGCATCCATGCCTTCGGCTATAGCGGCTGGGCCATGACCAATGGCGGCTGGCCCAGTTTCTATATCGAGGAGGTGAGCGAGCACGCCACCTCCTGCCAGTCCCTCGTCAATTCGCTGGTGATCGAGGGCGTGCTGGAGCGTTTCCCCAGGCTGCGCATCATCCTCATCGAATGCGGCTTCGGCTGGCTGCCAAGTGTAGCGTGGCGGCTCGACAAGCATTGGTCCTCGCTGAAAAGCGAGTTGCCGACGATGCAGCGCCTGCCCTCGCAGCAGATCTGCGACCAGATCTGGGTCAGCACCCAGCCTATCGAGGAGCCGGTGCGGCCCGAGCAGCTGCTGGACTGCATGGGCTGGATCGGCTGGGAGAAGATCCTCTACGCCAGCGATTATCCGCATTGGGATTTCGACGATCCGCGCACCGCGATCCCGAGCTTCATCCCCGAGGCGAAGCGCGCCGCGATCTATGGCGGCAATGCGCGCAAGCTCTACGGGTTCCATGGCTGAACGGCGAAGCGGAGGCTGACATGCGCCATGTGGTCGGCCCCGTCGCCGAGATCCCGCCCGGCGAACGCCGCCTGGTCGAGGCCAATGGCAAGCGTGTCGTGGTCTTCAACCTGGGTGGCGAATTCTTCGCCCTCTCGGATCGCTGCCCGCACCAGGGAGGCTCCCTGGCGCTTGGGCCCGTGATGGGGTTGGTGGAAAGCCCCGGCCCTGGCGAATACAGCTACGGCCGGGCCGGCGAGATCATCCGCTGCCCCTGGCATGCCTGGGAGTTCGACATCCGCACCGGCAAGTCGCGCTTCGACCCGCGCCGCATGAAGGTGCGCGCCTTCCCCGCCTGCGTGGAGAAGGGCGAGGCGCTCCAGGCGGAGACCTTCCCCGTGCGGGTGGAGGAAGATTACGTGGTGGTCGAAGTCTAGCGCAGGCGCGGCGGCTAGAACTTCGGCAATTCCGGCGCCGGCGCGACGATGGGCGCATCATGCCCCGCGAATTGCGCCCGCATCGCGACCATGAACGCGGGCAGCCTCGCCTCCAGCCAACCCGCGATGCGGGGCGCCTGGTCGTGGCGGGCAAGCACGAATTTCGCCGCACCCGAAAGGCTCTCCCGATCCAGGACGCAGGCCACCTGCCAGTCGGGGTGGGCATCCAGGAAGCGCTGCACGGTGAGGATCAGCAGCGGATAGATCGGGTGCAGCATGTCATCGAGCACGATCAGCCCATCCGGCCGTACCACCTGCACGGCCAGGGCAAGGTCGG from Sediminicoccus sp. KRV36 encodes the following:
- a CDS encoding amidohydrolase family protein, which encodes MNVIRPQAAPGRPLAATQGMIDVDIHPRPRSIRDYEPWLSAEMRERLNTFGIRPRHGFVKGTPYFKSQPLACRRDAWPENGTPASDLAFLQSQMLDFHGIDVGVLNPLQPTAQGDQNNPFSVAMAHAVNEWQLASWVDRDARLRASIVVPYEDPEASAREIRARAGDPRFCQVLLMSRTSHPLGNPKYWPVFEAAQEVGLPVGIHAFGYSGWAMTNGGWPSFYIEEVSEHATSCQSLVNSLVIEGVLERFPRLRIILIECGFGWLPSVAWRLDKHWSSLKSELPTMQRLPSQQICDQIWVSTQPIEEPVRPEQLLDCMGWIGWEKILYASDYPHWDFDDPRTAIPSFIPEAKRAAIYGGNARKLYGFHG
- a CDS encoding Rieske (2Fe-2S) protein, which translates into the protein MRHVVGPVAEIPPGERRLVEANGKRVVVFNLGGEFFALSDRCPHQGGSLALGPVMGLVESPGPGEYSYGRAGEIIRCPWHAWEFDIRTGKSRFDPRRMKVRAFPACVEKGEALQAETFPVRVEEDYVVVEV